DNA from Amorphoplanes friuliensis DSM 7358:
GCTGACCGGTGACGAGGACACCGTGCCGCTGCGTGCGCCCGACCGCGACACCGGTGACGAGCTGGGCGTTCTCACCGATCGTGAGCGTGAGGTACTGGTTCTGGTGGCCGAGGGGCTGACCAACCGCGAGATCGGCCAGGCGCTGTTCATCAGCGAGCGGACGGTCGGCGTGCACGTGGGGCACATCTTCGACAAGCTCCAGGTCCGCACCCGGGTGCAGGCCAGCCGTGTTTTCCTCCGGGCGGCGTGACCTTTTCGTTACATACGTATCACGAATACGTCGTTCTACCGATCCCCCCGTACGTCGCCGGTGACAGGCTGACTCTCGTTCGGGGGAGCACCGCCCGGTGGCCCGAGGTCGCCGGGCGGTGCTGGAGGGCCTCCGCCGTGAAGTTCCGTCTGTGGAGGACCGTTATGACCGCCGACTCCGTCTGGGGGCCTGTGCAACAGGACATGGCCGATGTGCTGGCCGGACACCCCGACGACGTGCCGGCGGTGGTCGATCAGCTCACGAAGCTCCAGGACGTGCTGCTCCGGGTGCCACCCCTGCTCGGCAGCAACCCGCTCGCCGACTTCAACAAGCTCTACCTGACCATCACGACCAGCGTGCTCGAGCGCCTGTACGCGGGCCGGTTCGCCGACCCGGCGTTCCTGTCCCGGCTCGACGTCGAGTTCGCCGCCCGGTATTTCGACGCCCTGCGGCAGTGGTCCGACATGAGCGCCGGCTGCCCGCGCGCCTGGTCCGTGCTGTTCCACCGCATCCCGGGGCCGGACGCCCGGCCGCTGCCGTCGGCTGCCGCCGGGGTCAACGCCCACATCAACTTCGACCTGCCGTTCGCCCTGGTCACGACGTTCGACCACCTCGGGTCGGACCCGTGCGACGGCAGCGACCAGCACCACGACTACCTGCAGATCAACGCCATCTTCGCCGAGTCGATCCCGGGTCTGCGCCGCGGCTTCCTGGAGAAGTGGCAGCTGATCATCGACATGATGAACGGCGACCTGGACGACTGGTGGCAGGGCGAGCTCGTCGAATACACCCGCAACGTCGCCTGGCGCAATTCCCAGAAGCTCTGGGCCGTACGCCACGACCTGAAGGCCCTGGGCCGCGAGCGGGAGCGGCTGGACTGCACCGCGGAGGCCTTCGGCAAGCTGCTGATGTCGCCGATGGGTGCGGTCCTGCAGTAACCACGATCTTTATCGAGGGGGCGGGGAAGGGCCCGCGTTCCACCAGGAACGCGGGCCCTGACCCATTACTTGATCGCGACGAGCCGGGCGACACTCTTGTCGCCGTCCTTGGCACCGGCGACGCCGACCTCGGTGCCGCTCTTCAACGACGAAGCCTCGACCGCCTTCTTGTCCTGGACGATCCGGGCCTTGTCGCCCAGCGTCCACGTCAGGCTGAAGCCGTCGGCCGACTTGACGCTGACGGTCGTCCCGTCGACCGCGGTGATGGTGCCGCGCTGCACCACGACGGTCTTGACGCCGTCCTTGCCCTGCATCGTGATCTCGCCGTGCAGGGTGTTCTTGCGCAGGAACTTGCGGGCGCCGGGGTGCTTCCGGCCCTTGTCCTTCCCGGTGCCGGCCGAGGCGGACGGGGCCGGGGCGGCCTCGACACCGGTCTCCAGACCGACCGCCTGCAGGGCGAAAGCCTCGTCGGCGACATCGGCCGCCGGAGCTTCCGCCGGGCCCGTGCCGGCTCCGCAGGCTGTCAGCCCGAGCAGACCGGCGAGTCCCAGCGTGGTCAGGGTCAGCGCGATACGGGTTCGTGTCATGGGGGAAAGACTGCGCCGGCCGTGCTCGGGCCGGATCAGCGTCACGTTCGGGTTGTGTAAGGAAGTGTCACCGTGAACATCGCGCCGCCCTCCGGGGCGTGGCCCGCGCTGATGGCACCTCCGAGCCGGGTGACCAGCCGCGCCGCCAGGGCCAGGCCGAGACCGCTGCCCGTCCGGCGGATCCCCCTGTACCGCTGGTGCAGGGCGCCGCGCTGGAAAGCCACCGCCAGGTCCTCGTCGGTGAAGCCCGGGCCGCCGTCGCGGATCTCGACCACACCGCCGCGCTCACCGGCCCGCACCGCGAGGACCAGCGGCGCACCGGCCGGCACGACCCGCAGGGCGTTCTCGCAGAGCCCGTCGACGACCTGCCGGATGCGACCGGCGTCCGTGTCGACGAGCACCGGCCCGGAGTTCAGCTCGGTCAGCAGCCGCGGGCCGTCCGGCGCACACCTCGGCGCCCAGGCCTCGGCGGCCGCCCGGACCAGCTCGACCAGGTCCACCGCCACGATGTCGACCGGCAGATCCGCCGCTTCGAGCCGGGAGAGCACCAGCAGGTCGGAGATGAGGCGGTCCAGCCGGTCGGCCTCCGCGACCATGGTCTCCCCCGCGCGGGACACACCGTCGGCTTCGATCACCCCGTCGGTCAGGGCTTCCGCGTACCCCCGGATCGTGGCCAGAGGCGTACGCAGCTCGTGGGAGACAGAAAGCAGGAAGTCGCGTTCGCGGCCTTCACTGATCTGCAGCGCCGCGCCGAGCTGGTTGAGGGCGGAGGCGATCTCGGCCACCTCCTCGGGCGGGCGGACCACCAGCCGGACCGAGCGGTCACCGGCGGTGAGTCGGCCCGCGGCGACGGCGGCCTGCCGCAGCGGCCGGGCGATGAACCGGGCCAGCAGCGCTCCGGCCAGGACCCCGCCGACCAGGCCGGCCAGCAGCGCGACCCACACCCCGCCGAGGACCCGGGCGGCCGTGCCGGACGCCGTGTCGCGGGTCAGCACCACGCCGCTGTTGTTGCCGCGCAACGGGCGCCCGACGATCAGGACGGACCGCTCCCCGACCAGGCCGCGGGTGTCGACGATCGTGCCGCCCGCGACGTCGGTCACCACCCGGTCCGGCAGCCCGGCCCGGTCGACGGTGCCGCGCCGGATCAGGTAGACGTCGACGCCGTCGGCGCGCAGGCGCGAGACGATGCGTTCGCGGGCGACCTGGCGCTCGGTGGTGAGGAGCTCGACAGCGAGCGCCGATTTTTCGATCAGGTCCTCGCGGGCGGCGTTGTTGGCGGACCGCACGGCGATCGGGAGGGCCACGAGCGCGGTGATGATCACGGCAACGACCGCGGTGGCCGCCGTGACCAGCACCGTCCGCCCGGACAGGGTGCCGAGGAACCTACGCATCGGCGGTGTAACCGACGCCGCGCACGGTGCGGATCAGGCCCGCGGCCGGGCCCAGCTTGGCGCGGACCTGGGCCACGTGCACGTCGACCGTCCGTGTGCCGGCGTGCGCCGCGTAGCCCCAGACACTGGCCAGCAGCTGCTCGCGGGTGAAGACCTGTCCCGGGCGGGCGAGCAGGTGACCGAGCAGGTCGAACTCCGTCGGGGTCAGCGCCAGGGGTGAGCCGTCCACCGTGGCCAGGCGCCGGCCGGGGTCGAGCTGCAGCGGCCCGAGGGTCCGGACCCGCCCGCCGTCGGGAGGACCCGAGGCACGCCTCAGCAGCGCCCGCACCCGCGCCACGAGCTCCCGCGGGCTGAACGGCTTGGTCAGGTAGTCGTCGCCGCCGAGCTCGAGCCCGAGGATCCGGTCGACCTCGTCGTCGCGGGCGGTGAGGAACACGACCGGTGTCCAGTCGCCGTCCTCCCGCAGCCGTCGGCAGATCTCGGTGCCCTCCAGACCCGGCAGCGCGATGTCGAGCACACACGCGACCGGTCGCAGCCGCCGCGCCGCCGCCAGCCCGGCCGTGCCGTCGTGCTCGACGTGCACACCGAAGCCGTCCCGGGTCAGGTAGAGCCGGACCAGGTCCGCGATGGGCCGCTCGTCCTCGACGAGCAGAATCAGACCTTTGTCGCTCACCGCACCATCATGCCCGTCCGGGCGGCGGCTCAATGTTCGGATGTTGTACGGGTCGCGAGCGCGGCAGCCCGCAGTGTCAGATAGCGCTGCTCGGGCAGGCTGGCCGTCATCTCCGCCGCCCGCAGGTAACAGGCGTGCGCGGCCGCGGTGTCACCGGCGAGCTCGAGCAGATGGGCCCGGACCGACTCGAGCCGGTGGTTGGCGGCCATCCGCTCGTCGCTGTCCAGCTCGGCGAGCACGGCCAGACCGGCCAGCGGTCCCCGGGCGCGAGCCACGGCGACCGCGCGGTTCAGCGTGACCACCGGCCCGGGTGAGACGCGTTCGAGCACGTCGTAGAGCGCGAGGATCTGCGGCCAGTCGGTCGCCGCGGCGGTCGTGGCCTCGTCGTGCAGCGCGGCGATCGCGGCCTGCAACTGGTACGCCCCGATCGGCCCACGGCCGAGCGTTCCCGAGACCAGCGCCACCCCCTCGGTGATGAAGGCGGTGTTCCACAACGTCCGGTCCTGCTCGTCGAGCGGGACCAGCGCACCGTGGGCGTCCGTCCGGGCGGCCCGGCGCGCGTCGGTGAGCAGCATCAGCGCCAGCAGCCCGGCGGTCTCGCCGTCACCGGGGACCAGCCGGTGCAGCATCCGGGTCAGCCGGATCGCCTCGGCGGTCAGGTCGGCACGGTGCAGCTGCGCCCCGGCGCTGGTCGTGTAGCCCTCGTTGAAGACGAGGTAGAGCACCTGCCGCACCACCCGCAGCCGCTCGGCGCGCTCACCCTCGGGTGGTGCGGTGAAACCCAGCCCGCTGGCCCGGATCCGCTGTTTGGCGCGGCTGATGCGCTGCGCCATCGTGGCCTCGGGGACGAGGAAGGCTCGGGCAATCTCGGCCGTGCTGAGGCCACCGACCGCCCGCAGGGTCAGCGCGAGCTGCGAGGGCCCGGACAGCGAGGGATGGCAGCACAGGAACAGCAGGGTGAGGGTGTCGTCCTCCTCCGGCGCGGCGGCCGGTCCGGACGGTTCGAGCAGCGCGACGTTCTCCTCGCGGGCCCGGCGTGCGCTCTCGCTGCGCCACTCGTCGACCAGGCGCCGCCCGGCCACCGTGATGAGCCAGGAACGCGGGTTGTCCGGCAGCCCTTCGACGGGCCACTTGAGCGCGGCGGAGAGCAGCGCTTCCTGCACCGCGTCCTCGGCCGCGTCGAACTGCCCGTACCGGCGGACGAGGAACCCGAGGGCCTGCGGCGCCAGCTCGCGCAGCAGGCCCTCGATCCGGGGGTCGTCCGTCGTCACAGCTCGGGCGGGCCCGCGGGAACCTCGCGCAGCTCGACCCGCTCGGCCCAGACGACAACCTCGCCGGCCCGCTCGATCGCGCGCTTCTCGTCGGCGACATCGAGGATCCAGAATCCGGCGAGGGACTCCTTGGCCTCCGCGAACGGCCCGTCGGTGACCACCACCTGACCGTCCACGAGGCTGACCGTCTTGGCCGAGGACGGGTCGGCCAGGCCCTCGGCCACGAGGAACTCGCCGGATTTCTGCAGGTCGGCGTTGAACGACTCCATGAACGCGATCATCTCGCCGAACCACTCCTGAGTGTGGCTCTGCATCATGGTGGCGCCGTCGCCGAACATCATCAGCATGTACTTCATGGCTCAGTCTCCCAGCTCATCGGTGCCCCGGGTGGGGCACTTCCACCGGTGAGTCGGAGACCCCGCGCTGTTCTCGACATCCTTGCCCGAACAAATCCGCGGAGGAGGTCGTGGCCGGCGGCTCGCGCCGCCGGCCACGCTTGGAGAGCGCTCTCCAAGAAGCATCCAACCTCGTCGCTCCAGCCGTCGCTGTCAAGAGATCCAGATCCGATTAGCGGCCTTTGACGGCATAAGCAGGACGACTTTGGCGGCTCGAAGCTCGCACACGCGCCTCCGCTATTGACACGAATGAAAAGCGGGCGTAACACTGCGGCAAGCATGGAGAGCGCTCTCCATCATCTCGATCCGCTCCCCGCGACTCCGTCCCCGATCGTCAGGAGTTCCCGTGCATCCGGCCTCTCCCCCGGCGCCTCCCCGAGCGCCCAGACCCCGCCGCTGGCGCCGGTTGATCCCCGTCACCGTGCTCGCCGTCGTCGCCGCCTATCTCGGCGTCGTGCAGCTCACCGCGCACGCCGCCGATTCGTTGCTGTCGCAGGGCAGGACAGCCACCGCCTCGTCGCAGGAGGGCGCCGACGTCGCGGCCGCCAACGCGGTCGACGGCAACGCCGGCACCCGCTGGTCCAGCGTCTTCGCCGACCCGCAGTGGCTGCAGGTCGACCTCGGCGCGACCGCCACCATCAACCAGGTCGTGCTGCAGTGGGAGGGCGCGTACGGCAAGGCGTACAAGATCCAGACCAGTGCGAACGGCACCACCTGGACCGACGTCTACTCGACCACCATCGGCGCGGGCGGCACGGAAACGCTGGCCGTGACCGGAAGCGGCCGGTACGTCCGGATGTACGGCACCGCGCGGGCGAGCGGCTACGGCTACTCGCTCTACGAGTTCAAGGTCTACGGCTCGACCGGCGCCACACCTCCGCCGGCCGAATGCGGCACCAGCAACGCCGCGCAGGGCAGGACCGCCACCGCGTCCTCTCAGGAGGGTGCGGACGTCTCGGCCGCGAAGGCCGTCGACGGTGACGCGGGATCACGCTGGTCCAGCGTCTTCGCCGACCCGCAGTGGCTGCAGGTCGACCTCGGCTCCAGCCAGACGATCTGCCAGGTCGTGCTGCAGTGGGAAGGCGCGTACGGCAAGGCGTACAAGATCCAGACCAGTGCGAACGGCACCACCTGGACCGACGTCTACTCCACGACCACGGGCGCCGGCGGCACCGAGACGCTGACCGTCAGCGGCACCGGCCGCTACGTGCGCATGTCCGGCACCGTGCGCGGCAGCGGCTACGGCTACTCGCTCTACGAGTTCAAGGTCTTCACCGGTGGTGGTGGCACCCCGCCGACCGACCCGACCACCCCGCCGCCGATCCCGGGCAACTTCACGACGGTCTGGACCGACGACTTCACCGGCGGCGCCAACACCTCACCGAACTCCGCGAACTGGCTGCTGCGCACCGGCACCCAGTACCCCGGCGGCGCCGCCAACTGGGGCACCGGTGAGGTCGAGACCGCGAGCGACTCCACCGCGAACGTCTACCTCGACGGCGCCGGCAAGCTCAACATCAAGGCGATCCGGGACGGCGCGGGCAAGTGGACCTCCGGCCGGATCGAGACGCAGCGCACCGACTTCGAGCCGCTCGCCGGACAGCAGACGAAGTTCACCGCCGTCCTCAAGCAGCCCGACGTCGCCAACGCCGCGGGGTACTGGCCCGGCTTCCGCGCGACCGGCGCGGCCTACCGCGGCAACTACACCAACTGGCCCGGTGTCGGCGAGACCGACATCATGACCGACGTCAACGGCCGCAGCCAGCTGTCGCAGACCCTGCACTGCGGCACCGCGCCCGACGGGCCGTGCGCCGAGTACAACGGGCGGCAGAGCGGGCTGGCCAGCTGCACCGGCTGCCAGACCGGATTCCACGAGTACACCCAGATCGTCGACCGGACCAGGACCGACGAGGAGATCCGCTTCTACCTCGACGGCCGGCAGACGTGGGTCGTGCGGCAGTCGCAGGTCGGGGTCACCGCGTGGAACGCCGCCGTGCACCACGGCTTCTTCCTCCGCTTCGACCTGGCCATCGGCGGCTCGCTGCCGAACGCCATCGCCGGTTTCACCACCCCCACCCCGGAGACCACCTCCGGCGGGGTGCTCAGCGTCGACTCCGTGACGGTCGCCCGCGCCACCGGCACCACGCCGGCCGCTATGACCGACCCGGCCACACCGTCCGGACCGTCGACCGTGCGGGTCACCGGCTCCCAGGGCAACTGGCAGCTCACCGTCAACGGCTCCCCGTACGAGGTCAAGGGCATCACGTACGGCCCGCCGCAGGCCGCCGCCGACGGGTACATGCGCGACCTGAAGAACATGGGCGTCAACACGATCCGCCTCTGGGGTGTCGACGACACCAACACCCCGGTGCTGCTCGACCGCGCCGCCCAGCAGGGCATCAAGGTCGTCGTCGGGCACTGGCTCAACCAGGGCGCGGACTACGTGAACGACACCGCGTACAAGACCAACACGAAGAACGAGATCGTGGCCCGGGTCAACGCGCTCAAGGGCAAGCAGGGCGTCCTGATGTGGGACGTCGGCAACGAGGTCATCCTCACGATGCAGGACCACGGGCTCTCCGCCGCCGAGGTCGAGGCGCGGCGGGTCGCGTACGCGAAGTACGTCAACGAATTGGCCGTCGCGATCCACGCCGCGGACCCGAACCACCCGGTCACCTCGACGGACGCGTACACCGGGGCGTGGAAGTACTACAAGGCCGACTCGCCCGCGCTGGACCTGCTGGCCGTGAACTCGTACGGCGCGATCGGCGGCGTCAAGCAGGACTGGATCAGCGGCGGTTACACCAAGCCGTACATCCTGACCGAGGGTGGCCCGGACGGCGAGTGGGAGGTGCCCAACGACGTCAACGGGGTGCCGACCGAGCCGACCGACCTGCAGAAACGCGCCGGGTACACCGCGAGCTGGAACGCCATCAAGTCGCACCCGGGTGTGGCGCTCGGCGCGACCGAGTTCCACTACGGTCTCGAGAACGACTTCGGCGGCGTGTGGCTCAACACCTTCACCGGCGGCTGGCGCCGGCTCGGGTACCACGCGCTGAAGCAGGCGTACACCGGGCAGGCCTCGGCGAACACCCCGCCGGAGATCAACTCGATGTCGGTGAGCAACCAGACCGCCGTACCGGCGGGCGGGACGTTCACCATCAACGCCGGTGTCAGCGACCCGAACGGTGACCTGATCCGCTACAACCTGATGTACAGCAACAAGCACATCACCGGCGGGACCGGCCTCACCAACGTCGTCTTCACCGACAACGGCAACGGCTCGTTCACCGCGAAGGCCCCCGAACAGCTCGGGGTCTGGAAGGTCTACGTCTACGCCTTCGACGGGCAGGGCAACGTCGGCATCGACCAGCGCTCGTTCAAGGTGGTTCCGCCGACGATCCCCGGCACGAACCTGTCGCAGGGCAAGACCGTCACCGCGTCGTCCTACCAGCCGACCGGCACGAACGGACCACAGCTGCCCGCGTACGCCGTGGACGGCAACTACAGCACCCGCTGGGCCAGCGAATGGGTCGACACCGCCTGGGTGCAGGTCGACCTGGGCTCGGTGCAGTCGTTCAACCGGGTGCTGCTGGCCTGGGAAGCCGCGTACGCCAAGGGGTACACGGTCCAGGTCTCCGACAACGGCAGCACCTGGACCACCGTCCACACCGCGACGGCCGGCAACGGCGGCTTCGACGACCTGGCGATCTCCGGCACCGGCCGGTACGTCCGGGTCAACGGCACCGCCCGCGCCACCGATTACGGCTACTCCCTGTGGGAGCTCGGCGTCTACCGCAGCTGAGCAACGGACCGACGGCGGACGTCTGGCGGTGGCCGCCGTACCGGAACCGTGGCGCCCCTTCCTTTCCGGGAGGGGGCGCCACGGCGCTTTGTAGAGTCGATGGATGTCCAGCGTGATCGAGCTCGGGCTGATCCCCGGTGACGCTCCCGAGCCGCCGGCACGCCCGCGGCGGCTGCGGGTGCCCCCGCGGACCGGGGTCGTGGTTGTCGCGGTCCTGTGCGCGCTCACGCTCACCGGATCGGCGCTGCCGCGTTCGCGGGCGCCGCTCCCGCTCTGGAGCATCCGCCTCGACGTCAGTGTCGCCAGCTCCTTCGCCGTGACGGGCGACGGCGTCTACGTCCTCACCGGTACGAGCCAGGGGCGCCGGCTCACCGCTTACGACCGGCGTACGGGTGTCTCCCGCTGGAGTGTTCCGGTGGCACGGCTCGCGAGCAGCTTCGGCCTGGTCCGGGCCGGGGTGATCCAGCTGGCGGTCGAGCCGGAACCGGCCGTCGAGTGGCAACAGGACGGCAGCCGGGTCAGCCGCACGACCGGGCGGAGGACCATCGGCATCGACGCGGCCACCGGACGGCAGCTCTGGATGCTTCCCGGTGATCTCTCCTTCACCCGGGACGGACTGGCCGTCGCCGCCGACTGGGACGAAACGGGTTCCGTCCTGCTGTCCTTGCGCATCGTCGACGTCCGGAGCGGTGCCACGGTTTGGACCCACCCGGCCCGAGGTCTGAGTTCCTGGGGGCTCTCCGACACGATCGCCGCCAGCCGCGTGGTTACCGCAGCGCCCGACGGCCGGGTCGAGGTCCGCGACCTCGCCGACGGCCGGCTGGTGACGTCACGCGTGCTGCCACAGCTCACGCGGACCGGGCCGGACGACGCTCCGGCCGACCTCGGCGTCGCCGGCGATCTGGTCCTGCTCAAGGAGCAGGAGGCCCTCACCGCGCACGACGCGACGACGTTGCGCGAGCGGTGGCGCCTCGGCACCGAACGGTTCCAGGGCTCCTACGGCTGTGCGCCGATCCTGTGTGTCACCAGCGATTCGGGGACTGCCGGCGTCGACCCGGCCACCGGGAGGCAGCTCTGGCGGCGTCCGGGCAGCGGCCTGTCGATCGACCTGGGTGCCGGCGTCGTCCTGGACCAGGGCAACGACGGAAGCCGGTCGGCGCTGATCGACACCGCCACCGGGCGCACCCTCGTCGACCTGGGCTCGGGCGGCGTGGCGTGGAACGACGGCGAGGCCGTCGAACCGTTGCCCGTGCTGCTGCCGACCCGCGACCCGGCGGGGCGCACCGCGGCCGGCCGGCTGGACCAGCGCACGGGCCGGGTCACCTGGCTGGGCACGATCGACCCGGTGGGCAGTTTCGCCTGCCGATCGGCGGGCGCCATCATGGCCTGTGTGACCGGCTTCGAGCTGACGGTCATCGACCTCGCACCCTAGGATGCGACCGTGAGCGTCATCGAGCTCGGGCTGGTCACGGCCGACGCTCCCGAACCACCCGCACCTGACTGGCGGCATCAGCTGCCGCGGTTCGGGGCGGGTGCCGTCGCGGTCCTCTGTGCGCTCACGCTCACCGGTTCGGTGCCACCCCGGTCGCAGGCGCCGCTCCCGCTCTGGAGTGTCGGCCTCGACGTCAGTGTCTCCAGTTCCTTCGCCATGATGAACGACGGTCTCTACGTCCTCGCCGGTGCGGAGGACCAGCGCCGGCTCACCCGGTACGACCCGCGTACCGGCGCCACCCGCTGGAGTGTGCCGGTGGCGCGGCTGGCGACCACGCTGAGTTTCATCCGGTCCGGCGTGATCCAGCTTCCGGTCGAGCGCGAACCGGTGATCGAGTGGCAGGAGGACGGCAGCCGGGTCAGCCGCACCTCCGGGCAGGAGACCGTCGGCATCGACACGGCCACCGGACAGCAGCTCTGGACGCTGCCGGGTGATCTCTCGTTCACCCGGGACGGACGGGCCGTGATCGCCGACTGGGACGACACCGGCGCCGCCCTGCGCTCGCTGCGGGTGGTGGACGTGCACAGCGGTGCCACCGTCTGGACCCACCCGGGTCGCGGGCTGCGGACCTGGGCGGTTCCCGACGACACGGCCGCCGGGCTGCTGGTCACCGCCGCGAACGACGGGCAGGTCGAGGTCCGGGACCTGGCCGGCGGCCGGCTGGTGACCTCACGCCGGCTGCCGCAACTGGCCGGGGCGAGCCGGGACGACACCTCGGCCGACCTCGGCGTCGCCGGTGACGTCGTGCTGACGCAGGACGTGGACGGCGGGAAGGCCACGCTGAAGGCGTACGACACGATGACGATGCGCGAGCTCTGGCACCTCGGCGCCGACCGGTTCCAGGGCTTCTTCGGCTGCGCACCGGTCCTCTGCATCACCACCGAGGCCGGGACGTCGGGCCACGATCTGGCCACCGGGCAAAAGCTCTGGCAGCGCGAGGGCGGCGGCCTGTCCATCTCGTTGAGCGACGGTGTCCTCATGGACCAGGGTGAGGACGCGTCCCGGTCGATCCTGGTCGACACCGGCACCGGCCGGACGATCATCGACCTGGAGGCAGGCGGTGTCGCGTGGAACGACAGCGACAGGAACGAGCCGGTCGCCGTGCTGCTCCCGACCCGCGCCCCGCCGGGGAACACCGCGGTCGGCCGGCTCGACCAGCGCACCGGCCGGGTGACGTGGCGGGGCCTGATCGATCCGGTGGAGAGCTTCGCCTGCCGGGCCGCGGGCACCCTGATGGCCTGCACCACGGGCACTCAGCTCTCGGTCCTCGACCTGGCGCCGTAGCGCTCCAGGTCAGCCCGGCGGCCAGTTCGGTGATCCAGGCGGCGTGACCGGGGCAGTAGCGCACGGGTTTCTCACCCGGGAGGAAGACGCGCTCGAGATGACCGCCGGGGCGCCCCGTCGAGATCCAGCAGCAGAACGGGCCGGCTCACCGTGCCGTTGAAACCCGGCGGGCTTACGGTCGGAGCATGCGGGTCATGACCTGGAACGTGTGGTGGCGTTTCGGCGGCAACTGGCGCGAGCGGGCCACCGGCATCAAGATCACCCTGGAGACGTACCAGCCGGATGTGATCGGGCTGGTCGAGACCTGGGCCGGGAACGGGACAACTCAGCCGGACGAGCTGGCGCGGATCCTCGGCCTGCACGCGGCTTTTGCGCCCACGTCGCTGCCGCCGGCACCGGACCCGATCGAACATCCGGACCAGGCCGGGGTGACCGTCGGTCTCGGTCTGCTCAGCCGCTGGCCGATCCTGCGGACCAGGGTGCACGAGCTGCCGCACCCGCAGCGCGGTGGTGAACCGCCCACGGCCCTGGTCGCGACCCTGGACCATCCGCGCGGCGAGCTGCACGTCATCGTCACGTGCCGGGAGTGGGAGCCGCACCACGCGGCCGACCGTCTTGCCCAGTCGGAGGCGCTGGCCGAACTGATCATGGATCCCGCCCTGGACGGCCCGCTGCCGGTCCTGCTGGTCGGCGACCTGAACGCCCCGCCGGACGAGCCCGAGCTCGCGCCGCTGCGTGAGGTCACCGTCGACACCTGGGAAGCCGGTGGCGGTGATCCCGGGGTGACCACACTGGACTCGTTGCTGCCGTACGCGCCGCTGGAGGCGACAACACTGATCGACCGCCGGATCGACCACGTGCTGGTCCGGCCCGGGCGGCCGGGTGTGGCGGTCACGGTCCGCGGGGCCTTCATCGCGGGCGACCGCCCGATCGACGGCCACTACCCGTCGGACCACTACGCCATCGGCGCGGACCTGGATCCCTGACGGAGCTGG
Protein-coding regions in this window:
- a CDS encoding outer membrane protein assembly factor BamB family protein: MSSVIELGLIPGDAPEPPARPRRLRVPPRTGVVVVAVLCALTLTGSALPRSRAPLPLWSIRLDVSVASSFAVTGDGVYVLTGTSQGRRLTAYDRRTGVSRWSVPVARLASSFGLVRAGVIQLAVEPEPAVEWQQDGSRVSRTTGRRTIGIDAATGRQLWMLPGDLSFTRDGLAVAADWDETGSVLLSLRIVDVRSGATVWTHPARGLSSWGLSDTIAASRVVTAAPDGRVEVRDLADGRLVTSRVLPQLTRTGPDDAPADLGVAGDLVLLKEQEALTAHDATTLRERWRLGTERFQGSYGCAPILCVTSDSGTAGVDPATGRQLWRRPGSGLSIDLGAGVVLDQGNDGSRSALIDTATGRTLVDLGSGGVAWNDGEAVEPLPVLLPTRDPAGRTAAGRLDQRTGRVTWLGTIDPVGSFACRSAGAIMACVTGFELTVIDLAP
- a CDS encoding outer membrane protein assembly factor BamB family protein, which produces MSVIELGLVTADAPEPPAPDWRHQLPRFGAGAVAVLCALTLTGSVPPRSQAPLPLWSVGLDVSVSSSFAMMNDGLYVLAGAEDQRRLTRYDPRTGATRWSVPVARLATTLSFIRSGVIQLPVEREPVIEWQEDGSRVSRTSGQETVGIDTATGQQLWTLPGDLSFTRDGRAVIADWDDTGAALRSLRVVDVHSGATVWTHPGRGLRTWAVPDDTAAGLLVTAANDGQVEVRDLAGGRLVTSRRLPQLAGASRDDTSADLGVAGDVVLTQDVDGGKATLKAYDTMTMRELWHLGADRFQGFFGCAPVLCITTEAGTSGHDLATGQKLWQREGGGLSISLSDGVLMDQGEDASRSILVDTGTGRTIIDLEAGGVAWNDSDRNEPVAVLLPTRAPPGNTAVGRLDQRTGRVTWRGLIDPVESFACRAAGTLMACTTGTQLSVLDLAP
- a CDS encoding endonuclease/exonuclease/phosphatase family protein; the protein is MRVMTWNVWWRFGGNWRERATGIKITLETYQPDVIGLVETWAGNGTTQPDELARILGLHAAFAPTSLPPAPDPIEHPDQAGVTVGLGLLSRWPILRTRVHELPHPQRGGEPPTALVATLDHPRGELHVIVTCREWEPHHAADRLAQSEALAELIMDPALDGPLPVLLVGDLNAPPDEPELAPLREVTVDTWEAGGGDPGVTTLDSLLPYAPLEATTLIDRRIDHVLVRPGRPGVAVTVRGAFIAGDRPIDGHYPSDHYAIGADLDP